In Pelmatolapia mariae isolate MD_Pm_ZW linkage group LG2, Pm_UMD_F_2, whole genome shotgun sequence, one DNA window encodes the following:
- the LOC134639025 gene encoding androgen receptor-like isoform X2 has protein sequence MSFHSVLEETNSLTMNVGDRLDTTIHACPAYELSKAVSVSLGLDSVSSPPNNMNQSSSSAFAECDSTVADTSRGVPELRRTGNMNSDSSMRVLGDSSLREDDFGEVCQGIQQVSCMDLFGPGEMDGAQTVTRGSVISRYVCRESNVFMNPTVELPATPQVPEVVPLTPPSSYYASSDLYRDFPPQMWCANERAHSDRSQPQPQRGESGEHNFLCKYCNCGQAPRGNRQECRCIWYGRGEQGGKGGMRATAQGYGQMESYPSAIPQGQSTFSTIKSEPSVWMNCTDRSLRHEDIFPGVYLSERRVCQVCGDDASGCHYGAVTCGSCKVFFKRAAAGKQNHLCASRNDCTIDKLRRKNCASCRLKRCFMSGMSLKGRRLKGAGQARNGEEEQQPASWGHGEKEERAAKKDAVLESGNAAVRAQASQALGAAIPPPLQSCLSLLSILQAIEPALVNAGHDPAQPDSPMSLLTSLNELGERQLVTVVRWAKAIPGFRDLHVDDQMSVIQLSWMGVMVFALGWRSYTLTNSSMLYFAPDLVFNDQRMQVSSMYEHCVRMKLLSQRLCMLKVTQEEFLCMKALVLLSIMPVQGLKSQSCFDKLRTSYIKELDRLSSHRGETTRTQRLFQLTQLLDYLQTVVRKLHQFTYDLFIQAQSMQMHVNFPEMISEIVSVHVPKILSGMVKPILFHNAA, from the exons ATGTCCTTTCATTCGGTTTTGGAAGAAACAAACTCTTTAACGATGAATGTAGGGGATCGGTTGGATACTACCATCCATGCGTGTCCAGCTTATGAGCTCAGTAAAGCGGTGTCAGTGTCTTTGGGTTTGGATTCGGTGTCTTCTCCGCCCAATAATATGAACCAGAGCTCCAGCAGCGCCTTCGCAGAATGCGACTCCACTGTGGCGGATACTTCTCGGGGAGTGCCAGAGTTGAGAAGGACTGGAAATATGAACTCCGACAGCAGCATGCGTGTCCTGGGTGACAGCAGCCTTAGAGAGGACGACTTTGGAGAAGTGTGCCAGGGCATACAGCAGGTGAGCTGTATGGATCTGTTCGGACCGGGCGAAATGGACGGTGCGCAAACTGTGACGCGTGGCTCGGTGATATCCAGATACGTCTGCAGGGAGTCAAATGTGTTTATGAACCCCACGGTGGAGCTGCCCGCGACCCCTCAGGTGCCCGAGGTCGTACCCTTAACACCACCTTCGTCTTACTATGCCAGTTCAGACCTATATAGGGATTTCCCACCGCAAATGTGGTGCGCAAATGAGCGCGCACACAGCGACCGATCCCAGCCTCAGCCACAGAGGGGAGAATCGGGCGAACATAATTTCTTGTGCAAATACTGTAATTGTGGGCAAGCTCCTCGCGGAAACAGGCAGGAATGCCGCTGTATCTGGTACGGTAGAGGTGAGCAGGGTGGCAAAGGTGGCATGCGAGCGACGGCACAAGGATATGGCCAAATGGAAAGTTACCCAAGTGCGATTCCTCAGGGGCAGAGCACTTTCTCCACTATCAAGAGCGAGCCTTCGGTGTGGATGAATTGCACAGATCGCAGTTTAAG GCATGAGGACATTTTTCCAGGTGTGTATCTGTCAGAAAGGAGAGTGTGTCAAGTGTGCGGAGATGACGCCTCGGGTTGTCACTATGGAGCAGTCACCTGCGGCAGCTGCAAAGTATTCTTCAAGAGGGCCGCTGCAG GTAAGCAGAACCACTTGTGTGCCAGCCGAAACGATTGCACCATCGACAAACTGAGGCGGAAAAACTGCGCGTCGTGTCGCTTAAAGAGATGCTTCATGTCGGGAATGAGCCTTAAAG GTCGCAGGCTGAAGGGAGCCGGACAGGCGAGAAATGGAGAAGAGGAGCAACAGCCAGCTAGCTGGGGACacggagaaaaagaagagagggCAGCGAAGAAAGATGCAGTCTTAGAGTCCGGAAATGCAGCTGTCAGGGCTCAAG CTTCCCAGGCCCTGGGTGCTGCCATCCCCCCACCTCTGCAATCCTGCCTGTCCCTGCTCAGCATCCTACAGGCTATTGAACCAGCTCTGGTCAATGCCGGGCATGATCCTGCCCAGCCAGACAGCCCTATGTCCTTGCTCACCAGCCTGAACGAGCTGGGGGAACGGCAGCTGGTAACCGTGGTCCGCTGGGCCAAGGCAATACCAG GGTTTCGGGACCTGCACGTGGATGACCAGATGTCAGTGATTCAGCTGTCATGGATGGGAGTGATGGTGTTTGCCTTAGGTTGGAGATCCTACACGCTGACTAACAGCTCTATGCTCTACTTTGCTCCAGACCTGGTTTTCAATGA CCAGCGGATGCAAGTGTCCAGCATGTATGAACACTGTGTGAGGATGAAGCTACTATCCCAAAGACTGTGCATGCTCAAGGTTACCCAGGAGGAGTTCCTCTGCATGAAGGCCCTGGTCCTCCTCAGCATCA TGCCAGTGCAGGGCCTGAAGAGCCAGAGTTGTTTTGACAAACTGCGGACCTCCTACATCAAGGAGCTAGACCGTTTGTCCAGCCACCGCGGAGAGACCACCCGTACGCAGAGACTGTTTCAGCTCACGCAGCTGCTGGACTACCTCCAGACG GTTGTGAGGAAATTACACCAGTTCACCTACGATCTGTTCATCCAAGCTCAGTCCATGCAAATGCATGTCAACTTCCCAGAGATGATCTCGGAGATTGTGAGCGTCCACGTGCCCAAAATCCTCTCTGGGATGGTCAAGCCCATCCTTTTCCACAACGCGGCCTAG
- the LOC134639025 gene encoding androgen receptor-like isoform X1 — MSFHSVLEETNSLTMNVGDRLDTTIHACPAYELSKAVSVSLGLDSVSSPPNNMNQSSSSAFAECDSTVADTSRGVPELRRTGNMNSDSSMRVLGDSSLREDDFGEVCQGIQQVSCMDLFGPGEMDGAQTVTRGSVISRYVCRESNVFMNPTVELPATPQVPEVVPLTPPSSYYASSDLYRDFPPQMWCANERAHSDRSQPQPQRGESGEHNFLCKYCNCGQAPRGNRQECRCIWYGRGEQGGKGGMRATAQGYGQMESYPSAIPQGQSTFSTIKSEPSVWMNCTDRSLRHEDIFPGVYLSERRVCQVCGDDASGCHYGAVTCGSCKVFFKRAAAGKQNHLCASRNDCTIDKLRRKNCASCRLKRCFMSGMSLKGRRLKGAGQARNGEEEQQPASWGHGEKEERAAKKDAVLESGNAAVRAQGASQALGAAIPPPLQSCLSLLSILQAIEPALVNAGHDPAQPDSPMSLLTSLNELGERQLVTVVRWAKAIPGFRDLHVDDQMSVIQLSWMGVMVFALGWRSYTLTNSSMLYFAPDLVFNDQRMQVSSMYEHCVRMKLLSQRLCMLKVTQEEFLCMKALVLLSIMPVQGLKSQSCFDKLRTSYIKELDRLSSHRGETTRTQRLFQLTQLLDYLQTVVRKLHQFTYDLFIQAQSMQMHVNFPEMISEIVSVHVPKILSGMVKPILFHNAA, encoded by the exons ATGTCCTTTCATTCGGTTTTGGAAGAAACAAACTCTTTAACGATGAATGTAGGGGATCGGTTGGATACTACCATCCATGCGTGTCCAGCTTATGAGCTCAGTAAAGCGGTGTCAGTGTCTTTGGGTTTGGATTCGGTGTCTTCTCCGCCCAATAATATGAACCAGAGCTCCAGCAGCGCCTTCGCAGAATGCGACTCCACTGTGGCGGATACTTCTCGGGGAGTGCCAGAGTTGAGAAGGACTGGAAATATGAACTCCGACAGCAGCATGCGTGTCCTGGGTGACAGCAGCCTTAGAGAGGACGACTTTGGAGAAGTGTGCCAGGGCATACAGCAGGTGAGCTGTATGGATCTGTTCGGACCGGGCGAAATGGACGGTGCGCAAACTGTGACGCGTGGCTCGGTGATATCCAGATACGTCTGCAGGGAGTCAAATGTGTTTATGAACCCCACGGTGGAGCTGCCCGCGACCCCTCAGGTGCCCGAGGTCGTACCCTTAACACCACCTTCGTCTTACTATGCCAGTTCAGACCTATATAGGGATTTCCCACCGCAAATGTGGTGCGCAAATGAGCGCGCACACAGCGACCGATCCCAGCCTCAGCCACAGAGGGGAGAATCGGGCGAACATAATTTCTTGTGCAAATACTGTAATTGTGGGCAAGCTCCTCGCGGAAACAGGCAGGAATGCCGCTGTATCTGGTACGGTAGAGGTGAGCAGGGTGGCAAAGGTGGCATGCGAGCGACGGCACAAGGATATGGCCAAATGGAAAGTTACCCAAGTGCGATTCCTCAGGGGCAGAGCACTTTCTCCACTATCAAGAGCGAGCCTTCGGTGTGGATGAATTGCACAGATCGCAGTTTAAG GCATGAGGACATTTTTCCAGGTGTGTATCTGTCAGAAAGGAGAGTGTGTCAAGTGTGCGGAGATGACGCCTCGGGTTGTCACTATGGAGCAGTCACCTGCGGCAGCTGCAAAGTATTCTTCAAGAGGGCCGCTGCAG GTAAGCAGAACCACTTGTGTGCCAGCCGAAACGATTGCACCATCGACAAACTGAGGCGGAAAAACTGCGCGTCGTGTCGCTTAAAGAGATGCTTCATGTCGGGAATGAGCCTTAAAG GTCGCAGGCTGAAGGGAGCCGGACAGGCGAGAAATGGAGAAGAGGAGCAACAGCCAGCTAGCTGGGGACacggagaaaaagaagagagggCAGCGAAGAAAGATGCAGTCTTAGAGTCCGGAAATGCAGCTGTCAGGGCTCAAGGTG CTTCCCAGGCCCTGGGTGCTGCCATCCCCCCACCTCTGCAATCCTGCCTGTCCCTGCTCAGCATCCTACAGGCTATTGAACCAGCTCTGGTCAATGCCGGGCATGATCCTGCCCAGCCAGACAGCCCTATGTCCTTGCTCACCAGCCTGAACGAGCTGGGGGAACGGCAGCTGGTAACCGTGGTCCGCTGGGCCAAGGCAATACCAG GGTTTCGGGACCTGCACGTGGATGACCAGATGTCAGTGATTCAGCTGTCATGGATGGGAGTGATGGTGTTTGCCTTAGGTTGGAGATCCTACACGCTGACTAACAGCTCTATGCTCTACTTTGCTCCAGACCTGGTTTTCAATGA CCAGCGGATGCAAGTGTCCAGCATGTATGAACACTGTGTGAGGATGAAGCTACTATCCCAAAGACTGTGCATGCTCAAGGTTACCCAGGAGGAGTTCCTCTGCATGAAGGCCCTGGTCCTCCTCAGCATCA TGCCAGTGCAGGGCCTGAAGAGCCAGAGTTGTTTTGACAAACTGCGGACCTCCTACATCAAGGAGCTAGACCGTTTGTCCAGCCACCGCGGAGAGACCACCCGTACGCAGAGACTGTTTCAGCTCACGCAGCTGCTGGACTACCTCCAGACG GTTGTGAGGAAATTACACCAGTTCACCTACGATCTGTTCATCCAAGCTCAGTCCATGCAAATGCATGTCAACTTCCCAGAGATGATCTCGGAGATTGTGAGCGTCCACGTGCCCAAAATCCTCTCTGGGATGGTCAAGCCCATCCTTTTCCACAACGCGGCCTAG